The sequence CGAACAAAACATACGCCTGAACCCGGCCACTGGGGGGCTAGCCTCAAACCCTAATGGAACCCCAGCGATCGATACCCCCCTTTCTTACGCTCCAGGTGATGTCAATGCTGGGAAGAACCCTAACATCGTGGCAGCAGGCTATACGAATTCCGTTGCCCCATCTCCAGATGCTCCCAATCGCAGAACTACGTTGTACGAGATTGACTCCAATCGTGATGCCCTTGTGACGCAAGGCAGCCGTAACTTTTTGATGGGCGATCCCAATACTCCCGACTCTCCTAACGGAGGGAAACTGTTTACGGTAGGCTCGCTGGGGGTTGATTTTGTTGGAGATGCAGGATTGGATATCCTTTCTATCAACTCCGGTAATCCTAACAATAGTGTCAATATTGCCTACGCTGTGGATGGCTCGACCTTGTACGGGATCGATTTAACCAGCGGAGCAGCAACAAAATTGGGTACGGTGGGCAATGGCTCGTTCGATCTCATCGGTCTTGCTGCCACTAATGCTATGGAGACCGGGAGTGCGGCCAGCGATCGCCTCACTGGTGGCAGCGGCAATGACACTCTGGTTGGAGGAGTGGGTAGCGATACCCTGAGTGGCGGTAGTGGGAGCGATAGCTTTAGCTTTAGCTCTCCTTCCAACGGTATTGATACCATCACGGACTTCTCCGTTGCGGACGATACGATTTCCGTCTCTGCTTCTGGTTTTGGCGGTGGGCTAGTGGCAGGTGCGCCGATTACTGCCGACCAGTTCGCGATCGGTTCTGCCGCAGTGGATGCATCGGATCGGTTCATCTACAACAGCACCAATGGTGCGCTATTCTTTGATGTGGATGGTACGGGAAGCACTGCCCAAGTGCAGATAGCATCCCTCACACGCGGGCTGGTCTTAACGAATAACGACATATTTGTTAATCCTTAGAATCGTTCTTTAAATAAGATGTAATTTTCCGAGTTAGGGGCAGGTTTAGATGAGGTTTAATCGGTTCTTGCCAATAGACTTTGGCAAAACCTGCCCCCTACAGAGATTTTGGCATTATTAAATCCATATTCCTTAGGATTTGTATATCAGATCCATGAAACAGTTTCGGCTTATACATTCAGGGTTAAAATTTATACTCATAGCGTTTTGTCACTCTCCTTCAATATAGACGAAATTAATTTTGCTGAGTCGTAATACTTATGCACGATCGCTCCGAGCCATATTACTATAACAGCAGCTTACTTTATACCAATCTAGTTGGCAGGGAGGTCTGTACGGATGAGGCTGTTTTATTAGGGTGGGTCAGCGGTACTTGTTTGGATGAGAATACCAATATTCGCTCGATAATCATTGTGCCTTTAAACTCGCAACTAATTCCTGCACGGTTTCTTAGTACCTATAAGTTGCATAGTCCCAATAGTGGCTCTGACAGTGCGATGGAGACACCTTTACCCTAACTTCGCCTTCAAGTGCTTTACAAACAGAAACATTTTATGTTAAAAATTATATAACGATTGTTCGATATAAATTAATCCTCAATCCAGCTTGCGTTCGGGCTTGCAGGATTAACAAGATCGAATACTCGATCCTAAGAGGGTATTACCAATGCCTAAAATTGTCGATCGCGATCGGTATCGCAAAGAACTGCTGGATCGAAGTTTTGACCTGTTTGCTGAAAAGGGCTATGGCTCCATCACCATGCGCCAGATCGCGCAAGGTTTGGGAGTTTCTACTGGCACTCTCTACCACTACTTCCCCAGTAAAGAAGCTTTGTTCGTGCAGTTGGTTGAAGAGCTAACCGCGCGGGACATTTCAACTTTTCTGGCTGAAGCAGATTGGGTGCAGGGATTGTCAGAGCGAATCGCAGCACTGGTTAATTTCGTTGCTAAATACGAGGATTATTTCTCCAAGCAAACGATTCTCTTCCTCGACTTCTACCAGCAACAGGACAGGACTAAGATAGAGAATAACGAAATCTTGGCCCGTTCCTGGGGACAGACTAAGCAGGCTATTGCTGGCTACTTACAGATCCCCAACATGACGATCGTTGACTTCATCCTGACGTTTCTCAATGGCTTGATAGTAGGACGCTTGTGCGAAGGCGATCGCTTGTCATTTGAAGAACAGGGCGCGATTCTCAAAGAAATGTTAGCAAACTATTTAGACAAATCTCTGGTTGCTGTTTAGGGAGAAATTTATGAGTTCTAGATTATTCTTTAAGTCTACTAACCGACTGTCGATCGGTCTAGCGATCGCCGCTACTGCGATGACAAGTGGAATTATCTTTTTTGCTGCTTCTCAAGCTGGACTGCTGGGTAAAAGCCCGACATCTGCGGATGCGATCGTAACTCCTACCACTAAAAAAGTAACAGCACTGGGACGATTAGAGCCGCAAACAGAGGTGATTCGCCTCTCTGCTCCGGCTGCATTAGATGGCGATCGCGTAACGGAAATTCTAGTCAAGCAAAGCGATCGGGTTAAAAAAGGACAGGTAGTGGCAATTTTAGATAGTCGCGATCGCCTGCAAGCAGCCTTGGCAGAAGCCAAAGAACGAGTCCGGGTAGCACAGTCGCGTTTGGCACAGGTGAAAGCAGGTGCGAAGTCCGGTGAGATTCAAGCATAGGAATCAACTATTCGATCGGGCAGGTCGCCCTGAATACGGCGCGATCGCCGATTGGTTCGAGCGCGATGGCACGGTTGAGACGGAGCTGAACGATAAGTTGGTGAGCGTTAAAGGTCTCTTTACCAATGGAGCTTCTTTTGCGGCTGATGGCAATGTAATTACCAGCGATTCCACTTTTCTACAACTATTTAGAGATCGCAAGCCCGATCGGATTGAAGTAGGTTTGATTAATCTAATGAACCCACAGCAGCGCTTGATAAGAAATCGGGTCGAGATGTAGTGGAATTAATGCAGAAGTTAGCCAAGGAACAGGGCTGTACGATTTTGCTGGTCACCCATGACAATCGCATTCTCGATATCGCCGATCGCATTATTTATATGGAAGACGGTTGCCTGGTTAATAGCTGAGGATCGAAAGCTCAACT comes from Pseudanabaena sp. PCC 6802 and encodes:
- a CDS encoding DUF4394 domain-containing protein, whose protein sequence is MAIIFGTANNDNLNGIGQFDVILGFAGNDMVSGMGGNDLLGGNSGNDTLLGGNDDDVLNGGRDSDLLVGGRGQDTVNGNSDNDILLGDGGAMLFALTNNNMLVAFDADRPDRATPIQVTGINGTLVGVDFRPANGQLFGVTSTNQIYTINPTTGAATLVSNNPTPFTLNGNSFGVDFNPNPDRIRLVSDVEQNIRLNPATGGLASNPNGTPAIDTPLSYAPGDVNAGKNPNIVAAGYTNSVAPSPDAPNRRTTLYEIDSNRDALVTQGSRNFLMGDPNTPDSPNGGKLFTVGSLGVDFVGDAGLDILSINSGNPNNSVNIAYAVDGSTLYGIDLTSGAATKLGTVGNGSFDLIGLAATNAMETGSAASDRLTGGSGNDTLVGGVGSDTLSGGSGSDSFSFSSPSNGIDTITDFSVADDTISVSASGFGGGLVAGAPITADQFAIGSAAVDASDRFIYNSTNGALFFDVDGTGSTAQVQIASLTRGLVLTNNDIFVNP
- a CDS encoding PRC-barrel domain-containing protein; the protein is MHDRSEPYYYNSSLLYTNLVGREVCTDEAVLLGWVSGTCLDENTNIRSIIIVPLNSQLIPARFLSTYKLHSPNSGSDSAMETPLP
- a CDS encoding TetR/AcrR family transcriptional regulator, yielding MPKIVDRDRYRKELLDRSFDLFAEKGYGSITMRQIAQGLGVSTGTLYHYFPSKEALFVQLVEELTARDISTFLAEADWVQGLSERIAALVNFVAKYEDYFSKQTILFLDFYQQQDRTKIENNEILARSWGQTKQAIAGYLQIPNMTIVDFILTFLNGLIVGRLCEGDRLSFEEQGAILKEMLANYLDKSLVAV
- a CDS encoding biotin/lipoyl-binding protein, yielding MSSRLFFKSTNRLSIGLAIAATAMTSGIIFFAASQAGLLGKSPTSADAIVTPTTKKVTALGRLEPQTEVIRLSAPAALDGDRVTEILVKQSDRVKKGQVVAILDSRDRLQAALAEAKERVRVAQSRLAQVKAGAKSGEIQA